A portion of the Leifsonia sp. EB41 genome contains these proteins:
- a CDS encoding MerR family transcriptional regulator — translation MSELSRDNDAARYDLGLLFTDGLPEMDDANGYRGAVAARAAGISYRQLDYWARTGLVEPTVRGAAGSGSQRLYGFRDILVLKLVKRLLDTGISLQQIRTAVNQLRESGVNDLAQTTLMSDGASVYLCTSNDEVIDLVSRGQGVFGIAVGKVLREVESSLVELDTQGEDLDELAARRASKSKAS, via the coding sequence ATGAGCGAACTGAGTCGTGACAACGACGCCGCCCGGTACGACCTGGGGCTGTTGTTCACCGACGGCCTCCCCGAGATGGACGACGCCAACGGCTACCGCGGCGCCGTCGCGGCCCGCGCGGCCGGCATCTCCTACCGCCAGCTCGACTACTGGGCGCGCACCGGCCTCGTGGAGCCCACGGTCCGCGGCGCGGCCGGCTCCGGCTCGCAGCGCCTCTACGGCTTCCGCGACATCCTCGTGCTCAAGCTGGTCAAGCGGCTGCTCGACACCGGCATCTCGCTCCAGCAGATCCGCACCGCCGTCAACCAGCTCCGCGAGTCGGGGGTCAACGACCTGGCCCAGACCACGCTGATGAGCGACGGCGCGAGCGTCTACCTGTGCACGTCGAACGACGAGGTCATCGACCTCGTCAGCCGCGGCCAGGGCGTGTTCGGCATCGCCGTCGGCAAGGTGCTCCGCGAGGTGGAGTCCTCCCTCGTCGAGCTGGACACCCAGGGCGAGGACCTCGACGAGCTCGCCGCCCGCCGCGCCTCCAAGTCCAAGGCCTCCTGA
- a CDS encoding NAD-dependent epimerase/dehydratase family protein → MDIAVTGGSGKLGRTVVRELRAAGHTVVNLDASGDRGPGFVGVDLTDYGQTIDAILGVDDAHGGFDAIVHLAAIPAPAILSDVATFHNNIRVTYNVFQAARRAGIKNIVYASSETVLGLPFDVPPPYIPVDEDYPARPESTYSLVKHLEEQMAIELVRWDPSLKIVALRFSNVMEPADYAAFPSYDENARGRKWNLWGYIDARDGAHAIQKALEWDTTGFDRFIIAAADTVMTRSNAELVAEVFPGVPLKRDDLDNNDTLLSIDKARRVLGYAPQHSWRDEV, encoded by the coding sequence ATGGACATCGCAGTCACCGGAGGATCGGGCAAGCTCGGGCGCACAGTCGTCCGCGAACTACGCGCGGCGGGTCACACCGTCGTCAACCTGGACGCGTCGGGGGACCGCGGCCCCGGCTTCGTCGGCGTCGACCTGACCGACTACGGCCAGACGATCGACGCGATCCTCGGGGTCGACGACGCGCACGGCGGCTTCGACGCCATCGTGCACCTGGCCGCGATCCCGGCGCCGGCCATCCTGAGCGACGTCGCCACCTTCCACAACAACATCCGGGTCACCTACAACGTCTTCCAGGCCGCCCGCCGGGCCGGCATCAAGAACATCGTCTACGCGTCCAGCGAGACCGTGCTCGGCCTCCCGTTCGACGTGCCGCCGCCCTACATCCCGGTGGACGAGGACTACCCTGCCCGCCCGGAGTCCACCTACTCCCTGGTCAAGCACCTCGAAGAGCAGATGGCGATCGAGCTGGTGCGCTGGGACCCGTCCCTGAAGATCGTGGCGCTGCGCTTCTCGAACGTGATGGAGCCGGCCGACTACGCAGCCTTCCCGTCGTACGACGAGAACGCCCGCGGCCGGAAGTGGAACCTGTGGGGCTACATCGACGCCCGCGACGGCGCCCACGCCATCCAGAAGGCCCTGGAGTGGGACACCACCGGCTTCGACCGCTTCATCATCGCCGCCGCCGACACCGTGATGACCCGCTCGAACGCGGAGCTCGTCGCGGAGGTCTTCCCCGGCGTCCCCCTGAAGCGCGACGACCTCGACAACAACGACACCCTCCTCTCGATCGACAAGGCCCGCCGCGTGCTGGGCTACGCCCCGCAACACTCCTGGCGCGACGAGGTGTAA
- a CDS encoding endonuclease domain-containing protein, giving the protein MSGTVVDGLPVSSPAHLWCQLSGVLTREDLVAVGDHLVGARKRPALATLDELAAASAALNRTKGARARAWALPRIRPGADSRPETLMRLFLEDQGYRGLQVNRPVSVGRRLVLHPDLSIPERRLAFEYEGDGHRVERRQWHADIARRDLLEAHDWRVVRVTAHDLFGDRDAFAERLNRFVPNVAFGATKGDIRHELRA; this is encoded by the coding sequence GTGAGCGGCACCGTAGTCGATGGCCTACCGGTGAGCTCTCCGGCCCACCTGTGGTGCCAGCTCTCCGGAGTGCTCACCCGCGAGGACCTGGTCGCCGTGGGCGACCATCTCGTCGGCGCCCGCAAACGCCCCGCGCTCGCAACTCTCGACGAGCTCGCCGCAGCATCGGCAGCGCTGAACCGCACCAAGGGTGCACGGGCGCGTGCCTGGGCGCTCCCTCGAATTCGTCCGGGCGCGGATTCGCGTCCCGAGACACTGATGCGTCTCTTCCTGGAGGATCAGGGCTACAGAGGTCTCCAGGTCAACCGTCCGGTTTCCGTCGGGCGTCGTCTCGTGCTGCATCCGGATCTCAGCATCCCGGAGCGCCGACTCGCGTTCGAGTACGAAGGTGACGGACACCGCGTGGAACGGCGGCAGTGGCATGCCGACATCGCACGGCGGGACCTTCTCGAGGCGCACGACTGGCGCGTCGTCCGCGTGACTGCGCACGACCTCTTCGGAGATCGCGACGCTTTCGCGGAACGACTCAACAGATTCGTGCCGAATGTCGCCTTTGGCGCCACCAAAGGCGACATTCGGCACGAATTGCGTGCCTAG
- a CDS encoding ParA family protein yields the protein MHVLSVSSLKGGVGKTTVTLGLASAAFAKGLRTLVVDLDPQSDVSTGMDIQVAGHLNVADVLASPKEKIVRAAIAPSGWTRGRAGKVDVMIGSPSAINFDGPHPSIRDIWKLEEALANVEHDYELVLIDCAPSLNALTRTAWAASDRVAVVTEPGLFSVAAADRALRAIEEIRRGLSPRLQPLGIIVNRARVQSLEHQFRIKELRDMFGPLVLAPQLPERTSLQQAQGAAKPLHVWPGESAQEMAHNFDLLLERVLRTAKIGEYAVAGN from the coding sequence GTGCACGTACTCAGCGTTAGTTCCCTCAAGGGCGGTGTCGGAAAGACCACGGTGACACTTGGTCTGGCCTCGGCGGCGTTCGCGAAAGGGCTCCGTACGCTGGTCGTCGACCTCGACCCGCAGTCCGACGTCTCGACCGGCATGGACATCCAGGTCGCCGGTCACCTCAACGTGGCCGACGTGCTCGCGTCGCCCAAGGAGAAGATCGTCCGCGCGGCGATCGCGCCCTCCGGCTGGACCAGGGGCCGCGCCGGCAAGGTCGATGTGATGATCGGCAGCCCGTCCGCGATCAACTTCGACGGCCCGCACCCGAGCATCCGCGACATCTGGAAGCTCGAGGAGGCGCTGGCCAACGTCGAGCACGACTACGAGCTGGTGCTGATCGACTGCGCCCCGTCGCTGAACGCGCTCACCCGCACGGCCTGGGCGGCCAGCGACCGCGTGGCGGTCGTGACCGAGCCCGGCCTGTTCTCGGTGGCCGCCGCCGACCGCGCCCTGCGCGCGATCGAGGAGATCCGCCGCGGCCTCTCGCCGCGCCTCCAGCCGCTCGGGATCATCGTCAACCGCGCCCGCGTGCAGTCGCTGGAGCACCAGTTCCGCATCAAGGAGCTGCGCGACATGTTCGGCCCCCTAGTGCTCGCGCCCCAGCTCCCCGAGCGCACGTCCCTGCAGCAGGCGCAGGGCGCGGCGAAGCCGCTGCACGTCTGGCCGGGTGAAAGTGCGCAGGAGATGGCGCACAACTTCGACCTGCTCCTGGAGCGCGTCCTCCGCACCGCCAAAATCGGCGAATACGCCGTAGCCGGCAACTGA
- a CDS encoding pyruvate carboxylase, whose amino-acid sequence MFRKILVANRGEIAIRAFRAAYELGAATVAVFPYEDRNSMHRLKADEAYQIGEPGHPVRAYLDVQEIIRVAKESGADAIYPGYGFLSENPELAEAARAAGIAFIGPRAEVLEMAGNKVTAKEHAIAAGVPVLKSTPPSRDIEELLAGADAIGFPIFAKAVAGGGGRGMRRVATKEELRGSLEEAMREADSAFGDPTMFLEQAVLRPRHIEVQILADSQGDTIHLFERDCSVQRRHQKVVEIAPAPNLSDDIRQSLYRDAIAFAKSIGYENAGTVEFLLDTAGDRAGEHVFIEMNPRIQVEHTVTEEITDVDLVQSQIRIAAGDTLADLGLSQDTVQMRGAALQCRITTEDPTAGFRPDTGKITTYRSPGGAGIRLDGGTINPGAQISPHFDSMLAKLITRGRDFPAAVLRARRALAEFRVRGVATNIPFLQAVMEDPDFIAGNVSTSFIEERPQLFKGRESKDRGTKVLNWLADVTVNQPNGPRPEVADPAQKLPHLDLSVPAPSGSRQKLLELGPKGFAEALRAQTALAVTETTFRDAHQSLLATRVRTKDLLAVAPYVARLTPELLSVEAWGGATYDVALRFLGEDPWERLASLREALPNINIQMLLRGRNTVGYTPYPTQVTDAFVREAASTGVDIFRIFDALNDVSQMRPAIESVLATGTSIAEVAVCYTADLLDPAEDLYTLDYYLRLAEQIVESGAHILAIKDMAGLLRPSAAEKLVSAFRERFDLPVHVHTHDTPGGQLATLLAASRAGADAVDVASAPMSGTTSQPSASALVAALAHTERDTGISLTAVEDLEPYWEAVRQVYRPFESGLPGPTGRVYKHEIPGGQLSNLRQQAKALGLAEDFELVEDMYAAANRILGRIPKVTPSSKVVGDLALHLAAVRADPDDFAENPQNYDIPDSVVGFMAGELGELPGGWPEPFRTKVLAGKNIKIGVEDVSAADAQALEGSSAERRATLNRLLFPAPTRIQEQIRELFGDLSVVDSIDYLYGLGAGEEHVIEFSKGVRLYIGLEAIGEADEKGMRTVMTTLNGQLRPVFVRDRSITVETKAAEKADSAKPGHVAAPFSGVVTLHVVPGDVVAAGQAVASIEAMKMEAGITAPVAGTIERLAIPKTQQVDAGDLLVVITPA is encoded by the coding sequence ATGTTCCGTAAGATCCTCGTTGCCAATCGCGGTGAAATCGCCATCAGGGCCTTCCGCGCCGCCTACGAACTGGGCGCCGCCACGGTCGCCGTCTTCCCGTACGAAGACCGCAACTCGATGCACCGGCTGAAGGCGGATGAGGCCTACCAGATCGGCGAGCCGGGCCACCCGGTGCGCGCCTACCTGGATGTGCAGGAGATCATCAGGGTCGCCAAGGAGTCCGGCGCGGACGCGATCTACCCCGGTTACGGTTTCCTCTCCGAGAACCCCGAGCTGGCCGAGGCCGCCCGCGCGGCGGGCATCGCGTTCATCGGCCCGCGCGCTGAGGTGCTCGAGATGGCCGGCAACAAGGTGACCGCCAAGGAGCACGCCATCGCGGCGGGCGTCCCCGTCCTGAAGTCCACCCCGCCGTCGCGCGACATCGAGGAGCTGCTCGCGGGAGCCGACGCGATCGGGTTCCCGATCTTCGCCAAGGCGGTCGCCGGCGGTGGCGGCCGAGGCATGCGCCGGGTCGCGACCAAGGAGGAGCTGCGCGGCTCGCTCGAGGAGGCCATGCGCGAGGCCGACAGCGCGTTCGGCGACCCCACCATGTTCCTGGAGCAGGCCGTGCTGCGCCCGCGCCACATCGAGGTGCAGATCCTCGCCGACTCTCAGGGCGACACCATCCACCTGTTCGAGCGCGACTGCTCGGTGCAGCGCCGCCACCAGAAGGTGGTCGAGATCGCGCCGGCGCCGAACCTGTCCGACGACATCCGCCAGTCGCTGTACCGCGACGCCATCGCCTTCGCGAAGTCGATCGGCTACGAGAACGCCGGCACCGTGGAGTTCCTGCTCGACACCGCGGGTGACCGTGCGGGTGAGCACGTCTTCATCGAGATGAACCCGCGCATCCAGGTGGAGCACACGGTCACCGAGGAGATCACCGACGTCGACCTGGTGCAGTCGCAGATCCGCATCGCGGCGGGGGACACCCTCGCCGACCTCGGCCTCAGCCAGGACACGGTGCAGATGCGAGGCGCGGCCCTCCAGTGCCGAATCACGACCGAGGACCCGACCGCCGGGTTCCGTCCCGACACCGGCAAGATCACCACGTACCGGTCGCCGGGCGGCGCGGGCATCCGCCTGGACGGCGGCACGATCAACCCCGGCGCGCAGATCAGCCCGCACTTCGACTCCATGCTGGCGAAGCTCATCACCCGGGGCCGGGACTTCCCGGCCGCCGTGCTGCGCGCGCGGCGTGCGCTGGCCGAGTTCCGCGTCCGCGGCGTCGCCACGAACATCCCGTTCCTGCAGGCCGTCATGGAGGACCCGGACTTCATCGCGGGCAACGTCTCCACCTCATTCATCGAGGAGCGCCCCCAGCTCTTCAAGGGCCGGGAGTCCAAGGACCGCGGCACCAAGGTGCTCAACTGGCTGGCCGACGTCACCGTCAACCAGCCCAACGGCCCGCGGCCGGAGGTCGCCGACCCGGCACAGAAGCTCCCGCACCTCGACCTCAGCGTGCCCGCGCCGTCCGGCTCGCGGCAGAAGCTGCTGGAGCTGGGCCCGAAGGGCTTCGCCGAGGCGCTGCGTGCGCAGACGGCGCTCGCGGTCACCGAGACCACCTTCCGCGACGCGCACCAGTCGCTGCTCGCGACCCGCGTGCGCACCAAGGACCTCCTGGCCGTGGCGCCGTACGTCGCCCGGCTCACCCCGGAGCTGCTCTCGGTGGAGGCCTGGGGCGGCGCGACCTACGACGTCGCCCTCCGGTTCCTCGGCGAGGACCCGTGGGAGCGGCTCGCGTCGCTGCGCGAGGCGCTGCCGAACATCAACATCCAGATGCTGCTGCGCGGCCGCAACACCGTCGGCTACACCCCGTACCCGACCCAGGTGACCGACGCGTTCGTGCGGGAGGCCGCGTCGACCGGAGTCGACATCTTCCGCATCTTCGACGCGCTCAACGACGTGTCGCAGATGCGCCCGGCGATCGAGTCGGTGCTCGCCACCGGCACCTCGATCGCCGAGGTCGCGGTCTGCTACACCGCCGACCTGCTCGACCCGGCCGAGGACCTCTACACGCTCGACTACTACCTGCGCCTCGCGGAGCAGATCGTGGAGTCCGGCGCGCACATCCTCGCGATCAAGGACATGGCGGGCCTGCTGCGCCCGTCCGCCGCCGAGAAGCTGGTGAGCGCGTTCCGCGAGCGGTTCGACCTCCCGGTCCACGTCCACACGCACGACACCCCCGGCGGCCAGCTCGCGACCCTGCTCGCGGCGTCGCGCGCCGGAGCCGACGCGGTCGACGTCGCGAGCGCGCCGATGTCGGGCACCACGAGCCAGCCGAGCGCCTCCGCTCTCGTCGCGGCCCTGGCCCACACCGAGCGCGACACCGGCATCTCGCTGACCGCGGTCGAGGACCTCGAGCCGTACTGGGAGGCCGTGCGCCAGGTGTACCGCCCGTTCGAGTCGGGCCTGCCCGGCCCCACCGGTCGCGTGTACAAGCACGAGATCCCCGGCGGCCAGCTGTCCAACCTGCGCCAGCAGGCCAAGGCGCTGGGTCTCGCGGAGGACTTCGAGCTGGTCGAGGACATGTACGCCGCGGCGAACCGGATCCTGGGCCGCATCCCCAAGGTCACGCCGTCGTCGAAGGTGGTCGGCGACCTCGCCCTGCACCTGGCGGCCGTGCGGGCGGACCCGGACGACTTCGCCGAGAACCCGCAGAACTACGACATCCCCGACTCGGTGGTCGGCTTTATGGCCGGCGAGCTGGGGGAGCTGCCCGGCGGCTGGCCGGAGCCGTTCCGCACCAAGGTGCTCGCGGGCAAGAACATCAAGATCGGCGTGGAGGACGTCTCCGCCGCCGACGCGCAGGCGCTGGAGGGCTCCAGCGCCGAGCGCCGGGCGACGCTCAACCGGCTGCTCTTCCCGGCGCCGACCCGCATCCAGGAGCAGATCCGGGAGCTCTTCGGGGACCTCTCGGTGGTCGACTCGATCGACTACCTCTACGGCCTCGGCGCCGGCGAGGAGCACGTCATCGAGTTCAGCAAGGGCGTGCGGCTCTACATCGGCTTGGAGGCCATCGGCGAGGCGGACGAGAAGGGCATGCGCACGGTCATGACCACGCTCAACGGCCAGCTCCGGCCGGTGTTCGTGCGCGACCGCAGCATCACGGTCGAGACGAAGGCGGCCGAGAAGGCCGACTCCGCCAAGCCCGGTCATGTCGCCGCGCCGTTCTCCGGCGTCGTGACGCTGCACGTGGTCCCCGGCGACGTCGTCGCCGCGGGCCAGGCCGTCGCGTCGATCGAGGCCATGAAGATGGAGGCGGGGATCACCGCCCCCGTCGCAGGCACGATCGAGCGCCTCGCCATCCCGAAGACCCAGCAGGTGGACGCGGGCGACCTCCTGGTCGTCATCACCCCGGCCTGA
- a CDS encoding ROK family glucokinase, with protein MHAIGIDIGGTKIAGAVVDELGTIVREDRVPTDASRPEEIENAVVAMIERLSDGPEEIAGAGVAAAGFIDAAQSTVYYAPNINWRHEPFREKLEKRIDLPVLIENDANAAGWAEFRYGAGRLVSDMVILTIGTGVGGAIVSNDRLFRGGFGAGAEIGHMRVVPGGLPCGCGAHGCIEQYGSGRALQRMANELADAGGIGQSLADVRTRTGELTGSDISGLIMAGDPGALAALRQLGDWLGQACASLGAVLDPQLFVFGGGVAQAGELLLEPIRQAYLENLPARGYHPEPEFKIAELVNDAGVVGAADLARLHAAL; from the coding sequence GTGCATGCCATCGGAATCGACATCGGCGGGACCAAGATCGCCGGAGCGGTCGTCGACGAGCTCGGCACGATCGTCCGCGAGGACCGCGTGCCGACCGACGCGAGCCGCCCGGAGGAGATCGAGAACGCCGTCGTCGCGATGATCGAGCGGCTGTCGGACGGGCCGGAGGAGATCGCGGGCGCCGGCGTCGCCGCCGCCGGCTTCATCGACGCGGCACAGTCGACCGTGTACTACGCCCCGAACATCAACTGGCGGCACGAGCCGTTCCGGGAGAAGCTCGAGAAGCGCATCGACCTCCCCGTGCTCATCGAGAACGACGCCAACGCGGCGGGCTGGGCGGAGTTCCGCTACGGCGCAGGCCGCCTGGTCAGCGACATGGTGATCCTCACCATCGGCACCGGCGTCGGCGGCGCGATCGTCAGCAACGACCGGCTGTTCCGCGGCGGCTTCGGCGCCGGAGCGGAGATCGGTCACATGCGCGTGGTCCCGGGCGGCCTGCCCTGCGGCTGCGGCGCGCACGGCTGCATCGAGCAGTACGGCTCCGGCCGGGCGCTGCAGCGGATGGCCAACGAGCTCGCCGACGCCGGCGGCATCGGGCAGTCGCTCGCGGACGTCCGCACCCGCACCGGCGAGCTGACCGGCTCCGACATCTCCGGGCTCATCATGGCCGGGGATCCCGGCGCTCTCGCCGCCCTCCGCCAGCTCGGCGACTGGCTCGGCCAGGCCTGCGCGAGCCTCGGCGCGGTCCTCGACCCGCAGCTGTTCGTCTTCGGCGGCGGCGTCGCGCAGGCGGGGGAGCTGCTGCTGGAGCCGATCCGGCAGGCGTACCTGGAGAACCTCCCTGCACGCGGCTACCACCCGGAGCCGGAGTTCAAGATCGCAGAGCTGGTCAACGACGCCGGGGTGGTCGGCGCGGCCGACCTCGCCCGCCTGCACGCCGCGCTCTGA
- the def gene encoding peptide deformylase, which translates to MTERQIRLFGDPVLKTPSAPVGAIDEGVRGLVEDLIDSVIAPGRAGVAAPQIGVGLRAFSYNVDGEVGYIINPELVEVSGEPELVDEGCLSVPGLWFKTARYPFARVRGVDLDGEEIELSGTGVMAQALQHETDHLDGKLYLDRLDKDTRREAMRQVRESDWF; encoded by the coding sequence GTGACCGAACGTCAGATCCGCCTGTTCGGCGACCCCGTCCTGAAGACCCCGTCCGCGCCTGTCGGCGCCATCGACGAAGGCGTCCGCGGCCTGGTCGAGGACCTGATCGACAGCGTCATCGCGCCGGGCCGCGCGGGTGTCGCCGCCCCGCAGATCGGCGTCGGCCTCCGGGCGTTCAGCTACAACGTGGACGGCGAGGTCGGCTACATCATCAACCCGGAGCTCGTGGAGGTCTCCGGCGAGCCCGAACTGGTGGACGAGGGCTGCCTTTCGGTGCCGGGCCTGTGGTTCAAGACCGCCCGCTACCCGTTCGCGCGGGTCCGCGGCGTCGACCTCGACGGCGAAGAGATCGAGCTCAGCGGCACCGGCGTCATGGCGCAGGCACTGCAGCACGAGACCGACCACCTCGACGGCAAGCTCTACCTCGACCGCCTCGACAAGGACACCCGCCGCGAGGCCATGCGCCAGGTCCGGGAGAGCGACTGGTTCTGA
- a CDS encoding long-chain fatty acid--CoA ligase, translating to MNQFETPVVVPADPEANATDLLVQRVAATPDAPLFSLPDGDGWKDVTAAEFHRQVVALAKGLVAAGIQPGDMIGLMCKTRYEWTLIDFATWFAGAVLVPIYETSSPAQVQWNMSDSGAKAVILETAEMFSRFDEVHADLPLIQDVWQLHLGDLDKLVAAGVDVPDAEIERRRNLARGEDIGTLIYTSGSTGRPKGCVLTHSNFVELSRNATEALGEVLEGASTLLFITTAHVFARFIAALCVTAGVKVGHQADTKQLLPALASFKPTFLLAVPRVFEKVYNSAEQKAEAGGRGKIFRAAAEVAVEHSKAVEAGSVPFGLKLKFALYDRLVFSKLRAAMGGRVKYAVSGSAPLGSHLGHFFHSLGIKILEGYGLTETTAPATVNRPDMFKIGTVGPALPGVDLRLVEDGEIEVRGINVFKEYWKNPEATAAAFDDGWFRTGDLGSFDADGYLTITGRKKEIIVTAGGKNVSPAVLEDPIRANPLVGQVIVVGDQKPFIAALVTLDTEMLPTWLANNGEDKDMTLAEASVNPAVNAEIQRAIDAANEGVSRAESIRKFVILATELTEASGHLTPKLSIKRNVILADFADVIDGVYSGNPSTQGISLAH from the coding sequence GTGAACCAGTTCGAAACGCCCGTCGTCGTCCCCGCCGACCCGGAGGCCAACGCGACGGACCTGCTCGTGCAGCGGGTCGCCGCCACCCCGGACGCGCCGCTGTTCAGCCTCCCGGACGGCGACGGCTGGAAGGACGTGACCGCAGCCGAGTTCCACCGCCAGGTCGTCGCGCTCGCCAAGGGCCTGGTCGCCGCCGGCATCCAGCCGGGCGACATGATCGGCCTGATGTGCAAGACCCGCTACGAGTGGACGCTGATCGACTTCGCCACCTGGTTCGCCGGGGCCGTGCTCGTGCCGATCTATGAGACATCGTCGCCCGCGCAGGTGCAGTGGAACATGTCCGACTCCGGCGCGAAGGCCGTCATCCTGGAGACCGCGGAGATGTTCTCCCGGTTCGACGAGGTGCACGCCGACCTGCCGCTCATCCAGGACGTCTGGCAGCTCCACCTGGGCGACCTGGACAAGCTCGTCGCCGCCGGCGTGGATGTTCCGGACGCCGAGATCGAGCGGCGCAGGAACCTGGCCCGCGGCGAGGACATCGGCACCCTGATCTACACCTCCGGCTCGACCGGCCGCCCCAAGGGCTGCGTGCTCACCCACTCCAACTTCGTGGAGCTGTCGCGCAATGCCACCGAAGCGCTCGGCGAAGTCCTGGAGGGCGCCTCCACCCTGCTCTTCATCACGACGGCGCACGTGTTCGCCCGGTTCATCGCGGCGCTCTGCGTCACCGCGGGCGTGAAGGTGGGCCACCAGGCCGACACCAAGCAGCTCCTGCCCGCGCTCGCGAGCTTCAAGCCGACCTTCCTGCTCGCGGTCCCGCGCGTGTTCGAGAAGGTCTACAACTCGGCCGAGCAGAAGGCGGAGGCCGGCGGCCGCGGCAAGATCTTCCGCGCGGCCGCCGAGGTCGCCGTCGAGCATTCCAAGGCCGTCGAGGCCGGCTCGGTGCCGTTCGGCCTCAAGCTCAAGTTCGCGCTCTACGACCGGCTGGTGTTCTCCAAGCTGCGCGCCGCGATGGGCGGCCGCGTGAAGTACGCGGTCTCCGGCTCCGCCCCGCTCGGCTCCCACCTCGGCCACTTCTTCCACAGCCTCGGCATCAAGATCCTGGAGGGCTACGGCCTCACCGAGACCACGGCGCCCGCGACCGTGAACCGGCCCGACATGTTCAAGATCGGCACCGTCGGCCCCGCCCTCCCCGGCGTCGACCTCCGGCTGGTCGAGGACGGCGAGATCGAGGTCCGCGGCATCAACGTCTTCAAGGAGTACTGGAAGAACCCGGAGGCGACGGCCGCGGCGTTCGACGACGGCTGGTTCCGCACCGGCGACCTCGGCTCCTTCGACGCGGACGGCTACCTGACCATCACCGGCCGCAAGAAGGAGATCATCGTCACCGCCGGCGGCAAGAACGTTTCCCCCGCCGTGCTGGAGGATCCGATCCGCGCCAACCCGCTGGTCGGCCAGGTGATCGTCGTCGGCGACCAGAAGCCGTTCATCGCGGCGCTGGTGACGCTCGACACCGAGATGCTGCCGACCTGGCTGGCGAACAACGGCGAGGACAAGGACATGACCCTCGCCGAGGCGTCCGTGAACCCGGCGGTGAACGCCGAGATCCAGCGGGCGATCGACGCGGCCAACGAGGGCGTCTCCCGCGCGGAGAGCATCCGCAAGTTCGTCATCCTCGCCACGGAGCTGACGGAGGCCAGCGGCCACCTCACGCCCAAGCTGAGCATCAAGCGCAACGTCATCCTCGCCGACTTCGCCGACGTGATCGACGGCGTCTACAGCGGCAACCCCAGCACGCAAGGAATCTCGCTCGCCCACTAG
- a CDS encoding AAA family ATPase, whose translation MADKPEEPEHGDLASRDVEPAFRPSPLEIDTKLSIAVDLPPAPPQEVPEDEAAVAIDDVPVDPGFVASPTEPTTMSVAIVASRLATGPTPTQDSAQGDGVAPLPGQDAYAQSRRDRLRGEHSPQPEPAAMLTADRLLEVNRKTRPGPEGPWQRFVYNTTFRTVNLGDSAKVRARKELDHRIQKAFEGGTRFVPVLTRKGGVGKTTVTTLLGMALADAREDRIIAVDANPDRGTLSERVPKQTRATVRDVVHKAASIGGFTDFSALVSRDETRLDILASDTDPMLSEAFDENDYNVVADLAARFYSIVLTDCGTGIVHSVMRATLQRADEIVIVSGGSVDEARLASETLTWLEANGYTDLVRNAVVALNTATHATNLVKLEEIESHFRSRVREIVRIPYDPQLAAGSVVNWKDLKPLTKLSARALAALVVEGLPAERA comes from the coding sequence GTGGCAGACAAGCCGGAGGAGCCGGAACACGGCGACCTCGCGTCCCGGGACGTCGAGCCGGCGTTCAGGCCGTCCCCGCTCGAGATCGACACGAAGCTGAGCATCGCCGTCGACCTGCCTCCCGCCCCGCCCCAGGAGGTGCCGGAGGACGAGGCCGCCGTCGCGATCGACGACGTCCCGGTCGACCCCGGTTTCGTCGCGTCGCCGACCGAGCCGACCACGATGTCCGTCGCCATCGTCGCCTCCCGGCTGGCGACCGGCCCGACGCCGACGCAGGACTCCGCGCAGGGCGACGGTGTCGCGCCGCTGCCCGGCCAGGACGCCTACGCCCAGTCGCGCCGCGACCGCCTGCGCGGAGAGCACTCGCCGCAGCCCGAGCCGGCTGCGATGCTGACCGCCGACCGCCTGCTCGAGGTCAACCGCAAGACGCGGCCGGGCCCGGAGGGGCCGTGGCAGCGCTTCGTCTACAACACGACGTTCCGCACGGTGAACCTGGGCGACTCCGCCAAGGTGCGCGCCCGCAAGGAGCTCGACCACCGCATCCAGAAGGCGTTCGAGGGCGGCACGCGCTTCGTGCCGGTGCTCACCCGCAAGGGCGGCGTCGGCAAGACCACCGTCACGACGCTGCTCGGGATGGCGCTGGCCGACGCGCGCGAGGACCGCATCATCGCGGTCGACGCCAACCCCGACCGCGGCACGCTCTCCGAGCGCGTCCCCAAGCAGACCCGCGCGACCGTGCGCGACGTCGTGCACAAGGCGGCGAGCATCGGCGGGTTCACCGACTTCTCCGCGCTCGTCTCGCGCGACGAGACCCGGCTCGACATCCTCGCCTCCGACACCGACCCGATGCTGTCCGAGGCGTTCGACGAGAACGACTACAACGTCGTCGCCGACCTGGCCGCCCGGTTCTACTCGATCGTGCTGACCGACTGCGGCACCGGCATCGTCCACTCGGTGATGCGGGCCACCCTGCAGCGCGCGGACGAGATCGTGATCGTCTCCGGCGGCAGCGTGGACGAGGCGCGGCTGGCGTCCGAGACGCTCACCTGGCTGGAGGCGAACGGCTACACGGACCTGGTCCGCAACGCCGTCGTCGCCCTCAACACCGCGACGCACGCGACCAACCTGGTGAAGCTCGAGGAGATCGAGTCGCACTTCCGCTCGCGCGTGCGCGAGATCGTCCGCATCCCGTACGACCCGCAGCTCGCCGCCGGCTCCGTGGTCAACTGGAAGGACCTCAAGCCCCTGACCAAGCTGTCCGCCCGGGCGCTCGCCGCGCTCGTGGTGGAGGGCCTGCCCGCCGAGCGGGCCTGA